In Pedobacter heparinus DSM 2366, the following are encoded in one genomic region:
- a CDS encoding DUF4955 domain-containing protein: MRCMIGPVLGCCLFFSVAAQAQKVAPLWEDFVKAKKSGGTPVLPDFSYAGYGFSEIPLPSVEGKKIFKVDDYGAKPDDDQFDDMAIQKAIDAAEANPGAGVVFFSPGKYLIAPDEDAKKQIRISKSGIVLKGSGSKTGGTEIYQANMRINGRQFLFKPADSGTEKLAVIVQDAGRETFAVVVKDASKLKVGQDVVIRHRSEEFTRLYFAPLELKPQWTRLFGDNGGMQIYEIHTITGISGNKVSFKNPIHLDIRMVKSASWTIESYNHIDQCGVEDILFTSNWKNYPEEFIHHKNAIHDYAYEAVGMEYLKNSWVRNCEFHDWNEGVFIRSGYQITIENTHFRGKKGHASVHARTGYGVLVKHCSFNGAQHHGAGTGYSAVGTVITQCSLGTDQNFDIHSGQPFATLYDDIDGGVFYNLGGPEPGHPHHGRELVLWNFYHKSDKEQHYNFWDMSRRRNYTIAAPIIVGFRSDKTVTFENAGLVEMKGEQVLPKSLFEAQLGLRMTK, translated from the coding sequence ATGAGATGTATGATTGGGCCGGTTCTTGGCTGCTGTTTGTTTTTTTCGGTAGCTGCGCAGGCACAAAAGGTAGCGCCTTTATGGGAAGATTTTGTAAAGGCAAAAAAATCAGGGGGTACGCCGGTGCTTCCTGATTTTTCTTATGCAGGGTATGGATTTTCTGAGATCCCTCTTCCTTCGGTTGAGGGAAAGAAAATTTTTAAGGTTGATGATTATGGGGCTAAGCCTGATGATGACCAGTTTGACGATATGGCCATACAGAAAGCAATTGATGCTGCGGAAGCAAATCCAGGGGCTGGCGTTGTGTTCTTTTCACCAGGTAAATACCTTATTGCACCGGATGAGGATGCCAAAAAGCAGATCCGGATCTCTAAAAGTGGTATTGTGTTAAAAGGGAGTGGCAGTAAGACCGGGGGTACAGAGATCTATCAGGCCAATATGCGGATCAATGGCAGGCAGTTTTTGTTTAAACCCGCTGATTCCGGGACTGAAAAGCTGGCTGTTATAGTTCAGGATGCCGGCCGTGAAACGTTTGCTGTTGTAGTAAAAGATGCCTCAAAGCTTAAAGTGGGACAGGATGTAGTGATCCGTCACAGAAGTGAGGAGTTTACAAGGCTCTATTTTGCGCCACTTGAACTGAAGCCACAATGGACAAGGTTATTTGGTGACAATGGTGGGATGCAGATTTATGAGATTCATACGATAACCGGTATTTCAGGCAATAAGGTCAGTTTTAAAAATCCCATACACCTCGACATCAGGATGGTTAAATCGGCCAGCTGGACTATTGAATCGTATAACCATATAGATCAATGTGGGGTAGAGGACATCTTGTTTACGAGCAACTGGAAAAACTATCCTGAAGAATTCATCCACCATAAGAATGCCATCCATGATTATGCCTATGAGGCTGTCGGAATGGAATACCTGAAAAACAGCTGGGTAAGAAATTGTGAATTCCATGACTGGAATGAAGGGGTTTTTATCAGATCGGGATATCAGATTACCATCGAGAATACGCATTTCAGGGGTAAAAAGGGCCATGCTTCTGTACACGCACGCACGGGATATGGGGTGCTGGTGAAACACTGTAGTTTTAATGGGGCACAACACCACGGTGCAGGAACCGGATATAGTGCTGTAGGTACGGTGATTACCCAATGTTCATTGGGTACAGATCAGAATTTTGATATTCATTCAGGTCAGCCTTTTGCCACACTTTATGATGATATTGATGGAGGTGTTTTTTATAATTTGGGAGGACCGGAGCCCGGACACCCGCATCATGGCAGGGAGCTGGTACTTTGGAACTTTTACCATAAATCTGATAAGGAACAGCACTATAATTTCTGGGACATGAGCAGGCGCAGAAATTATACAATTGCTGCACCTATAATTGTCGGCTTCCGTTCTGATAAAACTGTTACTTTTGAAAATGCAGGCCTGGTAGAGATGAAGGGTGAGCAGGTATTGCCGAAATCACTGTTTGAGGCGCAGCTTGGGTTAAGAATGACAAAATAA
- a CDS encoding alpha-L-fucosidase — MYKRKVLLAVMAILVLGQSVYSQKTLTKDERMAWWREAKFGMFIHWGIYAQFAGVYKGHEQLRGGAEWIMNRSKIPVAEYQEMAKSFNPVKYDPDAWVRMAKDAGMKYLIITAKHHDGFALFNSKASKWDVTDATAYGKDLLKPLAAACKKYGIKLGFYYSQAQDWNNPGGSAARKEMREGWLNPDSAKIDAYTAANKGHWDPAQMTRTFDQYIDEVSVPQVKELMTNYGDIAVLWWDTPTNMTDEAALKLQAALKTQPHIITNDRLKRPNFPGDTKTPEQKIPTQAELDGMDWETCMTMNGTWGFRTSDHKWKSTETLIRNLCDIASKGGNYLLNVGPKPDGTFPQESIDRLAAIGKWMKVNSESIYGTKSSPLAALDWGRCTRKETAKGTTLYFSVFNWPSDGQLLIPGVKNKVLSATLLATKAKLNTDNKAGELIIKVPGQAPDAIASVIKVEFEGVVAHQTDTKPKKEMKTGALD; from the coding sequence ATGTATAAACGAAAAGTACTTTTAGCAGTAATGGCCATCTTAGTATTGGGGCAGTCTGTTTACAGTCAGAAAACATTAACCAAGGATGAACGGATGGCCTGGTGGCGTGAGGCCAAGTTCGGGATGTTTATCCACTGGGGGATATATGCCCAGTTTGCAGGCGTGTATAAAGGGCACGAGCAGCTGCGGGGTGGGGCAGAATGGATCATGAACAGGTCTAAGATCCCTGTTGCCGAATATCAGGAAATGGCCAAAAGCTTTAATCCGGTAAAATACGATCCTGATGCCTGGGTAAGGATGGCAAAAGATGCAGGAATGAAATACCTGATCATTACGGCCAAACACCATGATGGCTTTGCCTTATTTAATTCCAAGGCCAGCAAATGGGACGTTACAGATGCTACAGCTTATGGCAAAGATTTGCTGAAGCCTTTGGCAGCTGCCTGTAAAAAGTATGGCATTAAACTGGGTTTTTATTATTCGCAGGCACAGGACTGGAACAATCCGGGTGGATCGGCCGCAAGAAAGGAAATGAGGGAAGGCTGGTTAAATCCGGATTCTGCTAAAATAGATGCCTATACTGCTGCGAATAAAGGACATTGGGACCCGGCTCAAATGACCCGTACTTTTGACCAGTACATTGATGAGGTGTCTGTACCGCAGGTGAAGGAGCTGATGACCAATTATGGCGATATTGCTGTGCTTTGGTGGGATACTCCAACGAATATGACCGATGAAGCAGCGCTGAAACTGCAGGCTGCCTTAAAAACCCAGCCACACATCATTACCAATGACCGTTTAAAACGTCCTAATTTTCCGGGTGATACCAAAACTCCGGAACAAAAAATACCTACCCAGGCAGAACTGGATGGGATGGACTGGGAAACCTGTATGACGATGAATGGTACCTGGGGTTTCAGAACTTCAGACCACAAATGGAAATCTACAGAAACGCTGATACGCAACCTTTGTGATATTGCCTCAAAAGGAGGGAACTATTTACTGAATGTTGGCCCTAAACCGGACGGAACATTTCCGCAGGAAAGCATTGACCGCCTGGCAGCGATAGGTAAATGGATGAAAGTGAACAGCGAGTCTATTTATGGCACTAAATCGAGCCCGCTTGCAGCCTTGGACTGGGGCCGTTGCACCAGAAAGGAAACGGCTAAAGGTACCACACTTTATTTCTCGGTATTCAACTGGCCTTCAGATGGTCAGCTGCTTATTCCTGGTGTAAAAAATAAAGTACTATCGGCTACTTTACTGGCTACCAAAGCTAAATTGAACACAGATAACAAAGCGGGTGAGCTGATCATTAAAGTACCTGGACAAGCACCGGATGCGATTGCAAGTGTGATTAAAGTTGAATTTGAAGGTGTTGTAGCGCATCAGACAGATACAAAGCCCAAAAAGGAAATGAAGACAGGGGCTTTAGATTGA
- a CDS encoding glycoside hydrolase family 88 protein, protein MKRLCTLTIAATMLFAVPAFAQKVDVQKAFKQADAQTMLMLKEIEKVKATTKNDQVSPRTLEKGNLKLVASRDWTSGFFPGELWFLYEYTGKQTWKDQARAFTAAIEQEQFNGKTHDMGFKVYCSVGTGYRLTKDEHYKTVIIQSAKTLATRFNPKTGVIRSWDHSTDKWVNPVIIDNMMNLELLFEATRLTGDSSFYKIAVSHANTTMKNHFRADYSSYHVIDYDPNTGAVLKKNTHQGYSHESAWARGQAWALYGYTMCYRYTKDPAYLKQAEGVAAFILNHPNMPADLVPYWDFNAPEIPKEPRDASAAAVIASGLYELSGYSTRKNLYLQKADKMLNSLSTKYISPAGENKGFILVQSTGSKPSDSEVNVPLSYADYYYLEALLRYKAIKR, encoded by the coding sequence ATGAAGAGATTATGCACTTTGACGATAGCTGCGACAATGCTTTTTGCCGTTCCGGCTTTTGCACAAAAGGTTGATGTACAAAAAGCATTTAAACAGGCGGATGCACAGACGATGCTTATGCTGAAGGAAATTGAAAAGGTTAAAGCTACAACTAAAAACGATCAGGTTTCGCCGAGAACCCTGGAGAAGGGTAATTTAAAACTGGTAGCCTCGCGCGACTGGACCAGTGGCTTTTTTCCGGGTGAACTTTGGTTTTTGTATGAATATACAGGTAAGCAAACCTGGAAGGACCAGGCCAGGGCTTTTACGGCAGCTATAGAACAGGAACAGTTTAATGGCAAAACGCATGATATGGGCTTTAAGGTATATTGCAGTGTAGGTACGGGGTACCGTTTAACAAAAGATGAACACTACAAAACGGTGATCATACAGTCGGCCAAAACCCTTGCAACCCGTTTTAACCCTAAAACAGGCGTGATCCGCTCATGGGACCACAGTACAGATAAATGGGTAAACCCGGTGATCATTGACAATATGATGAACCTGGAACTGCTTTTTGAAGCCACGAGGCTGACTGGTGATTCTTCATTCTATAAAATTGCAGTGAGCCATGCCAATACAACGATGAAGAACCATTTTCGTGCCGACTACAGTTCTTATCATGTAATCGATTATGATCCGAATACAGGTGCGGTACTGAAAAAGAATACCCATCAGGGCTATAGCCATGAATCGGCCTGGGCCAGGGGCCAGGCATGGGCCTTATATGGTTATACCATGTGCTATCGTTATACAAAAGACCCTGCCTATCTGAAACAGGCAGAGGGTGTTGCCGCTTTTATCCTTAACCACCCCAATATGCCTGCAGATCTGGTGCCTTACTGGGATTTTAATGCACCTGAAATTCCTAAAGAGCCACGTGACGCTTCTGCTGCTGCGGTAATTGCTTCTGGTTTATATGAACTGAGTGGTTACAGTACGCGTAAAAATCTTTACCTGCAAAAGGCGGATAAGATGCTGAACAGCCTGAGTACAAAATATATTTCACCTGCTGGCGAAAACAAAGGTTTTATCCTTGTACAAAGTACAGGATCCAAACCATCTGACAGCGAGGTAAATGTGCCGCTTTCTTATGCAGATTATTATTACCTGGAAGCTTTGTTGCGGTACAAAGCAATAAAAAGATAG
- a CDS encoding alpha-L-fucosidase, translated as MMFRNSYDKPAVLFWALLMTGMTAFGQVAGDEDKEMFNRAQQRDQKAIDEARKGWWKASMQTHDERIQWWREARFGMFIHWGIYSVPAGEWKGKIVKGYSEHLMRKEKITRADYLDLAHVFNPEKFNADEWISNAKKAGMRYFIITAKHHDGFAMYDSKVSDFNVVKQTPFKRDPMAELAAAAKKQGMKFGFYYSHAFDWEHPDAPGNDWEYNNPGGDKLLGGANWFDSHPEWLPKAQKYVDEKAIPQIKELIHKYHPDILWFDTPHKLPLSENIRILKAIRETDPDIVVNGRLVRSATGNFGDYVNTGDRPAELITVEGDAEAIPTTNESYGYSKHDNSHKPASFFIQLLANSASRGANLLMNIGPKGDGSFDTRDTRILDSIGGWLDQNGVSIYGSQRGQLPIPAWGVTTQKGTQIFLHVFNWPRDGNLELGGLKTEVTAAYLLSDKTKKKLPVKRLDALTLNIGVPEKSPGSPDVVIVLETKGKIETDPARLIAANVKLNRLLAFDAKIHGKMGFGDGKTDKYYVTGWKNKADYLSWDLRALKPAKYKVVVKYIAEEGDSSYEVKIGSFSRQQTVMAARNGAVQTQEIGIADIAPGTHELTVKPITIKGAELIKLLEIQLIPIK; from the coding sequence ATGATGTTCCGTAACAGTTATGATAAACCGGCAGTTTTATTTTGGGCCTTGCTGATGACAGGTATGACAGCATTTGGCCAGGTTGCCGGTGATGAAGACAAAGAGATGTTTAACCGTGCGCAGCAGCGCGACCAGAAAGCCATAGATGAGGCCAGAAAGGGCTGGTGGAAAGCTTCTATGCAAACCCATGATGAGCGCATACAATGGTGGCGTGAGGCCAGGTTTGGGATGTTTATACACTGGGGAATTTATTCAGTGCCTGCTGGAGAATGGAAAGGAAAGATCGTAAAGGGGTATTCTGAACATTTAATGCGCAAAGAAAAGATCACAAGGGCAGATTATTTAGATCTTGCCCATGTATTCAATCCTGAAAAGTTTAATGCGGATGAATGGATCTCGAATGCGAAAAAAGCAGGGATGCGTTATTTTATCATCACGGCCAAGCACCATGATGGTTTTGCCATGTATGATTCAAAGGTGTCTGATTTTAATGTAGTTAAACAAACTCCATTTAAGCGCGACCCGATGGCTGAGCTGGCTGCTGCGGCAAAAAAGCAGGGAATGAAGTTTGGGTTTTACTATTCGCATGCGTTCGACTGGGAGCATCCTGATGCGCCGGGGAACGACTGGGAGTATAACAATCCGGGTGGGGATAAATTGTTAGGTGGTGCCAACTGGTTTGACAGTCACCCTGAATGGTTGCCCAAAGCCCAAAAGTATGTAGATGAAAAAGCGATACCACAGATCAAAGAACTGATCCATAAATATCATCCTGATATTTTATGGTTTGATACCCCGCATAAACTTCCGCTTTCGGAAAACATCAGGATACTGAAAGCCATCAGGGAAACCGATCCGGATATTGTAGTGAACGGCCGTTTGGTAAGGAGTGCTACCGGGAACTTTGGCGATTATGTGAATACGGGTGACCGGCCGGCCGAACTGATAACCGTTGAAGGTGATGCAGAAGCCATTCCTACCACCAATGAATCTTATGGTTATTCAAAACACGACAACAGCCATAAACCGGCCAGCTTTTTTATACAGCTTTTGGCCAATTCTGCTTCAAGGGGGGCTAATTTACTGATGAACATAGGGCCAAAAGGTGATGGTAGTTTCGATACCAGGGATACCAGGATACTGGACAGCATAGGTGGCTGGCTGGACCAGAACGGCGTATCCATTTATGGCAGCCAGCGCGGACAGCTGCCTATCCCGGCCTGGGGGGTAACTACGCAAAAAGGAACGCAGATTTTTTTGCATGTATTTAACTGGCCCAGAGATGGTAATTTAGAGCTTGGTGGTTTAAAAACTGAGGTTACAGCTGCATATCTGCTAAGCGATAAGACAAAAAAGAAATTGCCGGTGAAACGGCTGGATGCTTTGACCCTGAACATTGGCGTACCCGAAAAATCTCCGGGCAGTCCGGATGTGGTTATTGTACTGGAAACAAAAGGTAAAATTGAAACGGATCCGGCCAGGTTAATTGCAGCCAATGTTAAGTTAAACAGGTTGCTGGCATTTGATGCAAAGATACATGGGAAGATGGGTTTTGGTGACGGTAAAACCGATAAATATTATGTAACCGGCTGGAAAAATAAAGCCGATTACCTGTCATGGGACTTAAGGGCGTTAAAACCTGCAAAATATAAGGTGGTGGTTAAATATATTGCTGAAGAAGGAGATTCCTCTTATGAGGTTAAAATTGGTAGTTTCAGCAGGCAGCAAACGGTAATGGCTGCGAGGAACGGAGCTGTGCAGACCCAGGAAATTGGCATTGCCGACATTGCTCCGGGTACACATGAGCTAACTGTAAAACCTATAACCATTAAGGGTGCTGAACTGATAAAATTGCTGGAGATCCAGCTGATACCAATAAAATAG
- a CDS encoding alginate lyase family protein encodes MKGFLLIIFTVAGMIGQPSCAAVKAGPDVSLVADKEVGRTLKALILKNAAWAMKQEPVTVTAESSSRSAGGKHDFYSEGDYWWPDPQNPDGPYIQKDGMTNPQNFVAHRLAMIRFSKIIGALASAYKLTGEEKYAKQAMRHLQAWFINEATKMNPNLLFAQAIKGRFTGRGIGIIDTIQLMEVAQGTIVMEKVLDAGVLAGTRKWFAAYLEWLMTHQYGKDEMNATNNHGTCFTMQVASFAKLCQDTKLMDFCRDRYKNVLLPNQMAADGSFPRELGRTKPYGYSIFNLDAMTTLCQILSVKADNLWTYKTTDGKSIDKGIDYLYPFVADKSKWPLKPDVMYWENWPVAQPFLVFGANAYQRANWLNTWKKLDHDPKVEEVIRNLPVRNPLIWLD; translated from the coding sequence ATGAAAGGATTTCTTTTAATCATATTTACAGTAGCGGGCATGATTGGGCAACCATCATGTGCTGCTGTAAAGGCTGGGCCAGACGTTTCGCTTGTGGCAGATAAAGAAGTGGGCAGGACTTTAAAAGCACTGATCCTGAAAAATGCCGCATGGGCAATGAAGCAGGAACCTGTAACGGTAACTGCAGAAAGCTCGTCCCGGAGTGCCGGTGGAAAGCATGATTTTTATTCGGAAGGAGATTACTGGTGGCCGGATCCACAAAATCCGGACGGCCCTTATATCCAGAAGGATGGCATGACCAATCCGCAGAATTTTGTTGCCCACCGCCTGGCGATGATCCGTTTCAGCAAGATCATCGGGGCTTTGGCTTCCGCTTATAAGCTGACCGGTGAAGAAAAGTATGCGAAGCAGGCCATGCGGCATTTGCAGGCCTGGTTTATCAATGAAGCAACAAAGATGAACCCCAACCTGCTGTTTGCCCAGGCCATCAAAGGCCGGTTTACCGGTAGGGGTATAGGTATTATAGATACAATTCAGCTGATGGAAGTGGCCCAGGGTACCATTGTGATGGAAAAGGTGCTGGATGCGGGTGTACTGGCCGGAACGAGAAAATGGTTTGCAGCCTACCTGGAATGGCTGATGACGCACCAGTATGGCAAAGATGAAATGAATGCCACAAACAATCATGGTACCTGTTTTACCATGCAGGTGGCTTCATTTGCTAAGCTTTGCCAGGATACGAAGCTGATGGACTTTTGCCGGGACCGGTATAAAAACGTTTTGCTGCCTAACCAGATGGCAGCAGATGGCAGTTTTCCGAGAGAACTGGGCCGTACAAAACCATATGGTTATTCGATTTTTAACCTGGATGCGATGACTACCCTTTGCCAGATCTTATCTGTTAAAGCGGATAACCTCTGGACCTACAAAACTACGGATGGAAAATCAATAGATAAAGGCATTGATTACCTGTACCCATTTGTAGCCGATAAAAGCAAATGGCCTTTAAAGCCTGATGTGATGTATTGGGAAAACTGGCCAGTGGCACAGCCTTTCCTGGTATTTGGGGCAAATGCTTACCAGAGAGCAAATTGGCTGAATACCTGGAAGAAACTGGACCACGATCCAAAAGTAGAAGAAGTGATCAGGAATTTGCCGGTGAGGAACCCATTGATCTGGCTGGATTAA